A window of the Narcine bancroftii isolate sNarBan1 chromosome 4, sNarBan1.hap1, whole genome shotgun sequence genome harbors these coding sequences:
- the LOC138761549 gene encoding uncharacterized protein, producing MTSCFMETAKMFGLEVSLKKTEVLHQPAPHHDYQPPHISIGLTKLKTVNQFTHLGCTISSDARIDNEIDNRLAKANNAFGRLHKRVWKNNQLKKHTKISVYRAVVIPTLLFGTESWVLYWHHLQLLERFHQRCLHSILNIHWSDFITNIEVLELAESASIESMLLKTQVRWVDHVSRMEDHRLPKIVLYGELSTGHHDRGAPKKRYKDCLKKSLGACHIDHRQWADIASNRASWRLTVRWAATSFEEDRRAHLTDKRQRRKNPTSNPNQPIFPCNHCNRACLSHIGLVSHQRACSRRGHTPP from the coding sequence atgacgtcctgttttatggaaactgccaaaatgtttggcctggaagtcagcctgaagaaaactgaggtcctccatcagccagctccccaccatgactaccagcccccccacatctccatcgggctcacaaaactcaaaacagtcaaccagtttacccatctcggctgcaccatttcatcggatgcaaggatcgacaacgagatagacaacagactcgccaaggcaaataacgcctttggaagactacacaaaagagtctggaaaaacaaccaactgaagaaacacacaaagataagcgtgtacagagccgttgtcatacccacactcttgttcggcaccgaatcatgggtcctctactggcatcacctacagctcctagaacgcttccatcagcgctgtctccactccatcctcaacattcattggagtgacttcatcaccaacatcgaagtactcgagctggcagagtccgcaagcatcgaatccatgctgctgaagacccaagtgcgctgggtggatcacgtctccagaatggaggaccatcgcctccccaagatcgtgctatatggtgagctctccactggccaccatgacagaggtgcaccaaagaagaggtacaaggactgcctaaagaaatctcttggtgcctgccacattgaccaccgccagtgggctgatatcgcctccaaccgtgcatcttggcgcctcacagttcgatgggcagcaacttcctttgaagaagaccgcagagcccacctcactgacaaaagacaaaggaggaaaaacccaacatccaaccccaaccaaccaattttcccttgcaaccactgcaaccgtgcctgtctgtcccacatcggacttgtcagtcaccaacgagcctgcagcagacgtggacatacccctccataa